One Phaeodactylum tricornutum CCAP 1055/1 chromosome 28, whole genome shotgun sequence DNA window includes the following coding sequences:
- a CDS encoding predicted protein — MSSGSSLSPLYAPRFAEGLQMPAEDCRDYLRTGRCKYGPSCKYNHPANVQSGGGMRAPIDPSEPLFPVRLNEPLCQYYMKHGSCKFGQACKFNHPPQLSHSSQVAGDTPVTGNGRSTDVPVVFSQCDGPMMLQFLPQRPDEPDCIYFLKNGRCKYGATCRYHHPVNYHKHRAEESRRQHRAQLQEQYAPQKVQYIAQTVPNGNFKGQHVMSDNPLTFMSYDVPSGTPGFQPMSLVMGADGSTSYATHIGPNIVTEQGSSASSIASSYETAPTGFDQFQGDPSMWARARRNGSGNSLTAYTIDSSNRGARLAMTHSPSEGSMASRRHRASSHGSASESSYHDVNQSGLSRSGSVGSWRNDRVPSSTYDRRLPTQYISRIDGVVSDQQPRGRPPSMSMAPGHRPSPRSRKPRAHGENDEGFTMMTSALLNMLDTPEEASTESFSDEDNNRYRLQEPCEEQRPLYGDPLDVESSMFERLSLNGVKHNYQIRSVSDTNTSDSWSPTWQGSLRGPASPPASSLDGNAQALSAIPPRHSQGHNTPPSSDIGLFIP, encoded by the coding sequence ATGTCTTCTGGTTCTTCTCTTTCCCCGCTGTACGCGCCACGCTTTGCGGAAGGTCTCCAAATGCCGGCGGAAGACTGTCGCGACTATCTACGAACAGGCCGATGCAAGTATGGGCCGTCATGCAAGTATAATCACCCAGCTAATGTACAAAGCGGAGGGGGTATGCGGGCGCCTATTGACCCTTCGGAACCACTCTTTCCCGTGCGTCTCAACGAGCCACTCTGCCAATACTACATGAAGCACGGCAGCTGTAAATTTGGACAAGCATGCAAGTTCAACCACCCTCCTCAGCTTAGCCACAGTTCACAAGTTGCAGGGGACACCCCTGTTACCGGCAATGGGCGTAGTACCGACGTACCTGTCGTCTTCAGTCAATGCGATGGTCCAATGATGCTACAATTTCTTCCACAACGCCCCGATGAACCGGACTGCATCTACTTTTTGAAGAATGGACGATGCAAGTACGGAGCAACTTGCCGCTATCATCATCCGGTGAACTATCACAAGCACCGCGCGGAGGaatctcgtcgtcaacatcgaGCGCAACTTCAGGAGCAGTACGCGCCTCAAAAGGTACAATACATTGCCCAAACAGTGCCCAACGGAAACTTCAAGGGTCAGCACGTGATGTCTGATAACCCTTTGACTTTTATGAGCTACGATGTGCCATCCGGAACTCCAGGGTTCCAGCCAATGTCTCTTGTCATGGGAGCCGATGGTAGTACTTCGTACGCAACTCACATCGGCCCAAATATAGTTACCGAGCAAGGATCTTCGGCTTCATCTATTGCTTCTTCTTACGAAACGGCGCCAACAGGCTTTGATCAATTCCAAGGCGATCCATCCATGTGGGCTCGTGCTCGACGCAACGGCAGTGGAAATAGCCTGACAGCATACACGATCGACTCATCTAATCGAGGAGCGCGTCTTGCCATGACTCACAGTCCAAGCGAGGGTAGTATGGCTTCGCGCAGACATCGTGCGAGCTCTCACGGAAGCGCGAGCGAGAGCTCCTATCACGATGTGAACCAATCTGGATTGAGTCGAAGCGGTTCGGTTGGTTCGTGGCGCAATGATCGAGTTCCTTCCTCTACCTATGATCGCCGGCTTCCGACACAATACATTTCAAGAATAGACGGAGTTGTGAGCGATCAACAACCGCGTGGACGACCCCCTTCTATGTCCATGGCACCAGGACATCGACCCAGCCCCAGAAGCCGCAAACCAAGGGCGCACGGAGAAAATGATGAGGGCTTTACCATGATGACCTCCGCTCTGTTGAATATGCTTGACACACCGGAAGAGGCATCGACTGAAAGCTtcagcgacgaagacaacaatCGCTATCGCTTACAAGAGCCGTGTGAAGAGCAACGCCCCCTATACGGCGACCCGTTGGACGTCGAATCATCCATGTTTGAACGTTTGTCTTTGAATGGTGTAAAGCACAATTACCAAATTCGATCCGTATCAGATACAAACACGAGTGATTCATGGTCTCCAACGTGGCAGGGTTCCTTAAGAGGGCCAGCTTCCCCTCCTGCATCCTCACTCGATGGCAATGCTCAAGCTTTGTCGGCTATCCCACCACGCCATTCGCAAGGTCATAACACCCCACCATCCTCTGATATCGGTCTCTTTATACCCTAG